TCCTCAGCCAGACCGATTTCCCGCCGGAAGTCAGCGTTGTAGTCATCGATTCCCGGCGGGTCTTCCTCAAAGGCGAAGACGTTGGGCACCAGGACGGAACTGGTGCCCTTGCGCAAAGCCAATTGCTCTTGCGCTGCCTGGTTGATGACAGTGTGCCGCATGTTGGGGAGGGTCGAAGGAAAGCACATGTCGAGGTAATCCCGGACAGCATTCACGCTGAAACGCGTCCGCTCCCAATAGAAATCGTGGTGATGGCAAACAGTGGGCAGCGAGGTCTCCGCCAGGAACTGCGTCAGCGCCACCCCGAGGGGAACGTGCATCGGAATGGTGAGGGCATTTTCGACCACGATGATATCGATCTCAAAAGTCCGCACGAAGCGCCGCAGGGTCGTTTCAATATACCAGGCCAGCTCTTGGATGCGATCGGTCACCATGCCGGAGCGCTGGGTCACGCCCCAGATGTGCTCGTTGATCCAAAGATTTTCGGGGTGGCCGAAAAAAGCCTCCGGCACGCACATGCTGATGTCACGAGCCCGATCGCTCCGGCCGCTATACCAAAAATTCTGGTGGCCATCCTCTCCAAAAACCCGAGCCCACTTGTCGGCCTCCAGCGAGACGCCGTCCGTGCCCGCAAAACGAGTTGAAATGAATCCAATGTTCTTCGCCACAGCCTGAAAAGGGTTGGGTGAAAACCCCTTGGTGGAGCAAGTTTGCGAGACAGCTTCTTCCGTTGCAAGCGTGGAATTCTCTGGAAGCGCCTTTTTCAGTCGTCAAGGCTGGGAAACCGTGGCCATATGGAGGCAGCCATGGACCCCGACGCGATCGCCCGCCATCTCTCCGAAATCCTCTCCCATCTCCCCGCCACCCAACAGCAAGTCCGTGGCATCAAGGAAATTCTCTTGGCGAACCTCGTGATGATTGCCGAAAAACCGGCTCCCACCTTTGAAGAGAGGGATCGCCTGAATTTCGTGGCCCAACGCTTCACTGAGAGTCACCTGCAAAACATCTCGATCGATGAAGCAGGCAATGCCCAAGGCATCATCCCAGGCTCGGAGAGTGAGGACTTCCTGCTCCTCATGGCCCACGCCGATGTTCCGGCGGTCCCCGGCGAGGCTCCGACCGCCCTCCAAGTGGTGCCCGATCGGATCAGCGGGCCCGGAGTGGCCGACAACAGCCTCGGCCTGGCCGCCATCACCACCTTCCCGGAAATCCTCAAGATCCTCAACATCCAGCTCAAGTCGAATCTCGTGCTCCTCGGCGCCTCCAAAAGCCTCGGGGAGGGAGATCTCCGAGGAATCAATTTCTTCTTGGACAATTTCAAATACCCCATCAAAGCCGGCCTCTGCGTGGAGGGAGTCCACCTGGGTCGGCTAAGCTACTCCTGTCTGGGCGTGGTTCGGGGGGAAATCGAATGCCAGCTACCCGAAAGTCGCCTCGAGTGGAATGACTCCTCCAACGCCATCGTGGTCCTGCACGACATCATCCAGCGCATTCTCGCCATCCCCGTGCCCAGCCACCCGCGGACTGAAATCATCCTCGGCTCCATCCGCTCTGGGAACACCTACAACCGGGCCCCGAAATCCGGCAGCGTCCGTTTTGAGGTCCGCAGTGAACAGGTCGGGATGGCCCGCTCCATCCGCTACCGGATCGCCGAAATCGCGGAAGAAGTGGCCGCGCGCTCGCACTGCGAAGTCGACGTTCGCCTGATCGCCCGTCGCCGTCCCGGTGGCATCCCCTTCTCCCATCCGCTCGTCCAAGCGAGCCGCGCCATCCTCGAATCGCTCGAAGTGAAACCCCGCGTCAGCCCCAGCATGGGCGACCTCTCTGCCCTCATCTCCCGGCAAATTCCCGGCGTCACCCTCGGCATCACCCAAGGGGAGAACTTGCACGAAGCCCAGGAGGACATCTTGATCGAACCCATCTTTACCGGCCTAGCCCAGCTCATCGGGATCTTGCAGGCCATCGATGCGGGAGTCATCGACCCTACCCTGGCCGACAAGGAAAGCGATCCGCTGGCTGAAATCAACGACACTCTCTGACCTCGCCCTCCTTTGACCCCTCGGCCCCCCATTTCATGAACATCGACGACTGGCTCAGCCAAAACACCTTTCACCACGAGGCCTTCTGGGACCTTATGGCGCTCATCCGCAAAAAAGAAGAGGCTGGACTGAAAATCTCCCTCTGCATTCCCACACTCAACGAAGAAAAGACCATCGGGAAAGAGATCGTCATCTTCAAAAGCGAACTCATGGACCGCTACCCGCTCATCGATGAGCTGGCTGTGATCGACTCCGGCTCGACCGACAAGACCCGCGAAGTGGCGGCTGGCTTCGGAGCCGACGTCTACCTCTCGGCCGACATCCTACCGGAGCAAGGCTTCAAACGAGGCAAGGGGGAGAACCTCTGGAAGGCCATCCATCAGCTCGAAGGGGACATCATCTGTTACGTCGACGCCGACATCGCCAACATCCACCCACGCTTCGTCTACGGGCTGGTCGGGCCCCTCTTGGAGAATCCTGACATGCACTACGTGAAGGCCTTCTATGAACGCCCGCTCACCTTCAGCACGGGCACCCGTCCCAGCGGCGGCGGCAGGGTCACGGAAATCCTGGTGCGCCCGCTCTTCAGTCTCTTTTATCCCGAACTGACCGCCATCGTCCAACCGCTCAGTGGCGAGTATGCCGTGCGGCGCGAAGTCCTCCAAGAAATCCCCTTCCCCATCGGCTACGGCGTAGAAACCAGCCACATCCTGGACGTCTTCCAAAAGTGGGGTCTGGGGGCCTTCGGGCAAACGGATCTCGACCAACGCGTGCACCGCAACCAAACGACCCGCGCCCTCGGCAAAATGAGCTTTGGCATCCTCCAAAGTTTCCTCAACCGGGCGACCGCCCACGGGAAAATCGGCGACCTCTGCCAACTCCAGAGCATCTACCGCGCCTTCCAAGTCACCGACAACCAACACGAACAGCTCCTCACCGAAATCATCGAAGAAGAGCGCCCCCCCATGGTCACCGTTCAGAACTACCGGAAGAAATTCGGAATCGAGAAAGCGGAATGAAGGATAGGACACTCCGCCTTCCAAAATCCAAAATCCGCAATCGGCGATGAACATCGCCCTCGTCCACTACCACTTCCGCCGCGGCGGCGTCACCCGAGTCGTCGAAAACGCCGCCGCCAGTCTTCCCGACGATATCCAACTCCTCGCCCTCTCCGGCGACCCCGAGCACAGCGCCGCAGGCCTACCCAACGTCCACATCGAAGGCCTCGGCTACCGCAAGCGGGGCGAACCCGGCCCCAGCGGAGAAGCCCTCGCACACTCCTTGCTGGAGGCAGCCGAAGCGCATTTCGGAAGCGCGCCTGACCTGTGGCACATCCACAACCACTCCCTTGGCAAAAACCACGTCTTCGTCGAAACCCTACAAACGCTTGCCTCCAACGGCCAGCAACTCCTCCTCCAACCCCACGACTTCGCCGAAGACGGCCGCCCCGCCAACTACGCCAACATCGACCAGCGCGAACACCTCTACCCGATTGGCCCCCCCATCCGCTACGCCTTCATCAACGGGCGCGACCGCCATCGCTTAGTCGCCGCCGGACTCCCCGAAGACAGCGCCCACCTCATAGGCAACCCCGTCGCCTTCAACGCCAGCCTCCCCGAGACCCCACCACCCGGCGAGGCGAAGCTCATCGTCTACCCCACCCGAGGCATCCGCCGCAAGAACCTTGGCGAACTCCTCCTCCTCTCCGCCCTCGCCCCACCGGGCTACCACTTCGTCACCACCCTCGGCCCCGACAACTCCGACTGGCAACCTCTCCACGACGAATGGATCGCCTTCGCCAGGGAGCAGCAGCTCCCGGTCACCTTCGCCGTCGCCAACCGACTCTCCCCGCAGGACCTCGGCGGCCCCGCCGCTAGCGGGACCGACTTCCTGACCTGGCTCGCCTGCGCGCACCGCATCGTCACCACCAGCATCGCCGAAGGCTTCGGCCTCGCCTACCTCGAGCCCGCCCTCGTTGGCAAAGCCCTCCTCGGACGCGACCTCCCAGAAATCACTCAAGACTTCACCACCAACGGCTACCAACTCCCCCAGACCTACCAAAAACTCTGGGCCCCCTCCCTCTGGGTCGACGAAAACGACCTCACCCAGACCCTCAACCAGCGACTCTCCTCCACCTACCAAGCCTACGGTCAAAAGCTCACCACTCAAGCCTACAGCCAAACCCTTCAAAGCCTCTACCAAGGCGGACACCTCGACTTCGGCCGACTCGAAGAACCTCACCAACGCCAACTCATCGTCCAAGCCCGCCAACACGCCGCGGACTTCCTCGTAGAAACCTCCACCGGCCGAGAACCCCTCCAAGACTGGCTAGCCCAAGCCCTGACCGCTAAAACCGACCTCCACCAAAACCGCCAAGTAGTCGAGACCCACTACTCCCTCAAAGCCTACGGCCAAAAACTAGCCACCCTCTACCGAATCAGCCCAACCAAAATCGCCTCCAGCGCCCTAAACCCCACCCAAGTCCTAGCCCAGTTCCTAAAACCCGAAAGCTACCAGCCGCTGCTAGGCACCGGGTAGGGCGAATCGTCCCCGATGAGCCGCCAGAGGGCCACTCCGCAGCCAAAGAATGCCCCGAAAGACCGACCCAGCCACCACCACCGTCAGGCCTTTCACGATGAAGCCCAACAACCTCCCCCAAAGAAAAAAGCTCCCCCACGAAATCCCTTCATGGGTCCAACCCGGCTCCGCCTACTTCCTCACCATCAACGCCACCCCACGAGGCCAAACCCAACTGACGGAGTCAGAGAAAAGCCACCAAGTCTTCCAATCCGCCACCCACCATCAAGAAGCAGGCAAATGGCACCTCCACCTCCTGCTGCTCATGCCGGACCACCTCCACGCCATCGCCACCTTTCACGAGGACATCTCTATCACCAACTTCATCCGAAGTTGGAAAGGCTATCTCGCCAAAACGGCAGGCATCCAATGGCAAACCGGCTTCTTCGATCACCGACTTCGCAGCGATGCTTCCTTCTTGGAAAAAGCCGAATACATCCGTCAGAACCCTGTAAGGGCTGGACTCGTCGAAAGTTCAGAAGACTGGCCACACCTCTTCCAAGGGTAGGGCGAATCCTCCGGATGAGCCGCCGAGGGCAAACTCACCACCCCAGGACACGCTACAAGGCCTGTCGGCACTGGACCATCTGTCCCCAATCAACGAGCCCACAAGCTAAAGCCGACATCCTCCTCACGGCTCATCGAGGACGATTCGCCCTACCCTCACACTCCTTTTCCCCTCCCCTCCTTGGTTTTCAGCTCAGCCTGAATCCGAAGGCTTTCTTCCTCCATTTTCATGACGGCTTGGTCCATTTCAAATGCTCTACCTGCTCATCAAGCGGCGTGCCTGCGATGCCATTGGTGTAATTGCTCATGACCTTCACGGCCAGGCCGAGGACGACTTCGAGGGCCTGCTGCGGTCCGTAACCAGCGGCGAAGAAGGCATCGGTGGCTTCTTTGGGCGGATGGCCTCGGTGTTCGATCAGCGCGCGAGAATAGACGGCCAGGGCGTTCAGTTTGGAGTCGGGGAGTTCGGTCCCCGCACGGAGGGCTGCGATATGGGCAGCCTCGAGCTTGGCCATCTTGGCGAGCAGCGTGTGCCAAGGGACGCAGTAGCTGCAGTTGTTCTCAAAGTTCGCGACGAGGTAGACAACCTGCTGTTCGGCGGGAGTGAGACTGGTTTGCTCAAAGAGATCCCACAGGGCCCAATAGCCTTTCAAGAGGGGCGGGGCGCTCGCCATGACCTTCTCCAAATTAGGAATCTTGCCGAGGCTCTGGGCGGAGTGCTGGAGGGTGGGAACCGCCTCTTCAGGAGCGTTCGTCTCCTCGTGGAGCGGGAAGCGTTCGTCGTGCTCCATGCTCACAGAAAGGTCAGACGTTTCGCCAGTTGCTCTTGGGAAACAGGATAGAACTCTTGTTCCCATTCCATGCGCTTTTGTTTCACGTAGATGTCCTTCATTTCGCCAAAAACCTCGTCCACCAGGGGATCTTCCTCGAAGGCATCAATGGCGTGGAGGAGCGTGCCAGGGAGACGATGGATGCCGTGCTCCTTCCATTCCGCGACGGAGCTTTGGTAAAGATTCTCGTTCATGGGCGGGCCCGGATCGAGTTCCTGCTCGATGCCCTCCAGCCCCGCCGCCATGTGCAGCGCCACCGCCAGGTAGGGATTGACGCTCATGTCGGGGGCCCGATTTTCCACACACCAGCGATTCGGGGGAACCCGCATCATGGCGGAGCGATTGTTGCGACCGTAGGTCACCAAAACCGGAGCCCAACTCACATCCAGCATCTCTCCTTGTGCGAGGAACCCCTGGTAGCTGTTGTAGGTGGGGGAGGTGACCGCGGTCAGGGCCGGGGCGTGCTGGAGCACGCCCGCCAGGAAGTGGTAACCAAGCTTGGAAAGGGGGATGCCATACCGCTCGATGAAGGGATTGCCGCTTTTCTCCGGGGCAAAGAGATTCTTTCCGCCTTCGCTCTCCGCGATGGACATATTGAAATGGCAGCCGCTGCGGAAGTCGTTGGCAAAGGGCTTGGGCATGAAGGTCGCCAAGCAACCCAACTGCTCGGCGAACTGCTTGGCCATCAAGCGGAAGAAGACCAGCCGATCCGACATGGTGAGCGCGTCCGCGTAGCTGAAATCAAACTCATATTGGCTGTGCCCACCCTCTTGGTCAAAGGAGTAGACCTCCCAGCCCAGGTCATTCATGGCTTTCACCATCCGCTCGAGATAACCCATGGAATTCATGGTCTGGGCCACGTCGTAGGCCGGGCAAATGCCTTGGAAGCGATCGCGACTCAAGGAGCGACGCTGGCCAGTTTCCTCCTCATACCGGAAGACATAAAATTCGGTCTCCATCCCCACCTGAAAGCGCAGGCCCCTTTCCGCGAAGCGCTCCACCTGGCGCTGGAGGAGATTTCGGCTGTCGTTAGGATAGGGCTTCCCATGGTAGAAGAGATGGCCGAAGAAATAGGCATAGCGCTTGTCCCAAGGGCACACGAGGGCCGAGTCCAGATCCGGCACCGCGGCACATTCATCTTCTTGCGGCCCAACCAAGCCCATCCCCTCCAGGGCCCCCACCGTGAAGAGCTCTGAGCCGGCTGCCATTTTTCCCAAGAAGGCCAGGGGGGTGGTTTTGGCTTTGGGCACGCCGTGGACGTCGACATAGGTCGAAAAGCAGTATTCGACACCCGCTGCCGCCAAATGACTCTCCAAATCCGAGACGAGTTTCGGGTCCACTTGGAAGTCTTCGGGAACGGCAAAAATGGGAGAATTCATGAGGGCCTTTCGATTAGAAGGGATCGCTGGAGCCGGCCCATTCCGAGGCCGGGAGGGGTGGGCTCTCGCTGCGCGCGCGGTCGACCAATTCAGCCAGCGCCTGGCCCATGAGGCCGAAGAGCCATTCGCCCTGCGCGGCGGTTCCCAGGCTGGGAGAGCCGGTCACTCCATTGAGGCTGGTCTGGGAAACGGGGTAGCTGAAGACCTTGTCCACCGTTCGGTCGGGGTCATCCTCGACCGCTTCCATGTGGACTGTCTGGGGCGAGAGGTAGAGCATGAGATCGGTCTCCGCCTTGTTTGCATGGAGGTCTTCGGCATCGCTCGTAAAGTAGTTCCAAATCTCCGGAGAGAGCTCGAA
This sequence is a window from Verrucomicrobiota bacterium. Protein-coding genes within it:
- a CDS encoding M20/M25/M40 family metallo-hydrolase, whose amino-acid sequence is MDPDAIARHLSEILSHLPATQQQVRGIKEILLANLVMIAEKPAPTFEERDRLNFVAQRFTESHLQNISIDEAGNAQGIIPGSESEDFLLLMAHADVPAVPGEAPTALQVVPDRISGPGVADNSLGLAAITTFPEILKILNIQLKSNLVLLGASKSLGEGDLRGINFFLDNFKYPIKAGLCVEGVHLGRLSYSCLGVVRGEIECQLPESRLEWNDSSNAIVVLHDIIQRILAIPVPSHPRTEIILGSIRSGNTYNRAPKSGSVRFEVRSEQVGMARSIRYRIAEIAEEVAARSHCEVDVRLIARRRPGGIPFSHPLVQASRAILESLEVKPRVSPSMGDLSALISRQIPGVTLGITQGENLHEAQEDILIEPIFTGLAQLIGILQAIDAGVIDPTLADKESDPLAEINDTL
- a CDS encoding glucosyl-3-phosphoglycerate synthase encodes the protein MNIDDWLSQNTFHHEAFWDLMALIRKKEEAGLKISLCIPTLNEEKTIGKEIVIFKSELMDRYPLIDELAVIDSGSTDKTREVAAGFGADVYLSADILPEQGFKRGKGENLWKAIHQLEGDIICYVDADIANIHPRFVYGLVGPLLENPDMHYVKAFYERPLTFSTGTRPSGGGRVTEILVRPLFSLFYPELTAIVQPLSGEYAVRREVLQEIPFPIGYGVETSHILDVFQKWGLGAFGQTDLDQRVHRNQTTRALGKMSFGILQSFLNRATAHGKIGDLCQLQSIYRAFQVTDNQHEQLLTEIIEEERPPMVTVQNYRKKFGIEKAE
- a CDS encoding glutamine synthetase gives rise to the protein MNSPIFAVPEDFQVDPKLVSDLESHLAAAGVEYCFSTYVDVHGVPKAKTTPLAFLGKMAAGSELFTVGALEGMGLVGPQEDECAAVPDLDSALVCPWDKRYAYFFGHLFYHGKPYPNDSRNLLQRQVERFAERGLRFQVGMETEFYVFRYEEETGQRRSLSRDRFQGICPAYDVAQTMNSMGYLERMVKAMNDLGWEVYSFDQEGGHSQYEFDFSYADALTMSDRLVFFRLMAKQFAEQLGCLATFMPKPFANDFRSGCHFNMSIAESEGGKNLFAPEKSGNPFIERYGIPLSKLGYHFLAGVLQHAPALTAVTSPTYNSYQGFLAQGEMLDVSWAPVLVTYGRNNRSAMMRVPPNRWCVENRAPDMSVNPYLAVALHMAAGLEGIEQELDPGPPMNENLYQSSVAEWKEHGIHRLPGTLLHAIDAFEEDPLVDEVFGEMKDIYVKQKRMEWEQEFYPVSQEQLAKRLTFL
- a CDS encoding glycosyltransferase family 4 protein, which produces MAKNIGFISTRFAGTDGVSLEADKWARVFGEDGHQNFWYSGRSDRARDISMCVPEAFFGHPENLWINEHIWGVTQRSGMVTDRIQELAWYIETTLRRFVRTFEIDIIVVENALTIPMHVPLGVALTQFLAETSLPTVCHHHDFYWERTRFSVNAVRDYLDMCFPSTLPNMRHTVINQAAQEQLALRKGTSSVLVPNVFAFEEDPPGIDDYNADFRREIGLAEEDIFILQPTRIVPRKGIEHAIKLVALMGDPRCKLIISHDAGDEGLQYQNELVDLARESGIDMRIVADRISERRQLDGQGRKMYTLWDLYPHADLVTYPSIYEGFGNALLEAFYFRKPVLINRYAIFVQDIEPKGFDLVVMDGYVTRKAADHVRYILTHREARERMTETNYQLACRYYGYNALRNRLRSVMDSL
- a CDS encoding carboxymuconolactone decarboxylase family protein gives rise to the protein MEHDERFPLHEETNAPEEAVPTLQHSAQSLGKIPNLEKVMASAPPLLKGYWALWDLFEQTSLTPAEQQVVYLVANFENNCSYCVPWHTLLAKMAKLEAAHIAALRAGTELPDSKLNALAVYSRALIEHRGHPPKEATDAFFAAGYGPQQALEVVLGLAVKVMSNYTNGIAGTPLDEQVEHLKWTKPS